The genomic region cgtctcagatgatccatccactgaatccaattttcgatcaCTCGTTCGGCCATTTCGACTATTCAAtggcgaatgacaagcgtgatgttttACGTCAAGGTctcaatcgaagcgggattgtccgcatagactttagactttacacatcctacaggaaaaagtctaacggtgtgattgcacatgatcttggtggccaatcaatggctgaaaacgtaaaattatctactcactgaggtgttctctcaataaatgcaTTGATTGGTACGaagtgtggaaagtggcgcatTCTTATTGAAACCAGAAATTGCCGAGATCAATAGCTCctatttcaggcatcaaatagtctgCTATCATGGTGaaataatggtcgccattgaccgtgacgttctcaccggcatgaAGAAAATCCATATTTCTTTcaacggcccacaaaccacaccaaactgtgattttttctgaatgaaatggcagctcttgaatctcttcagattgctctcttgcttgtttacatacccattgagtcagaaatgtgcctcatcgctgaacataATTTGGTTCAAAAACGTCAGATCTGattggaacttttcaagcgtccatagagcgaagtgatgtcgctggagaaagtcgagcggcttcagttcttgcacaagctgtattttttacgctttcaattCAAGATCAAGTCattcagtccgagttgctgcgaacggcggcGAATCGACTCTCAACGGTCTTCGTGttcactctcagctacggctgctatattttcttcactgaatGCTGGGcctcaagatgagtgatggtgttgcgaatagcaCGCCCAGTAGACCAATTATGTTAACCACCAGTAAAGCGaaacgcgcgaaacacattctttatagaacgtgaattttcgcaataaagttaaacgttgttcaggcgcaagtctttccatgatgatgccaaacaatactgaacaaaaataacaggaCAGCTTGAAAcgactcacacgtgatctgtcaaaataagctattgaaaaaagtaccccTACTTGGATAACCCGTTATATAGGCTTTGAGAATAAACATTACTATGTAAGGTTAAACTTATTCCCGTTTAGAATTTctctaatttttcttttcttttgttctttttcagaaaaaattgaCAGCAAAATCATGGCACCGTGTTTTTATGAGACATGCCTGCagtttatagcaaataaaataaccATACGTGATGAGGATAGAGAGGTGTACTTGAAAGATTTCGACATTATACGAGATTATATCTTGAATGGCATGTGTGAAGTGGACAAtgtttttaaaacgctctataAAGGACCAAGCTTATTTGGTAAGATAGTTTAAAAACTGCAGCaagcattcatacatacatatgtatgtatatacacaactGTGTCGAGACGTACACGTACACAACGTGAGACCCACTAAATTCTATTTCTTCCCAAATTAAATCATCGTGATTTCTTAATATGCATCATCACATCAAGGTACTCAGCAGGGAACTTAAATTCTTTAGCATTGCCACAATTTGTGGTTTACTAATAGAGGTGTGACAGTAAGTGTTTGTCGGTTGTCAAATGACAAACCTGTGTGAGTGTCTCTGGTATGTTCTTTTCTACTTGTCTCTATCCTTTTGAACTGCTTTAATCTGCACGGATCAACCAAGTGTACGATATCTTTACGACGTATATCTCAATAATAGTTTACGAAGCTCGAACCAAGCCATTCGTGAGTGACTGCAATCAGTACTGATAATTGTACTTAGGAACCTTTAGGTATTACATATTATGTAATAAGAATGTACGATACGAAGAGCAACGCAACTCTTCTCCTTCCCTATTggcttagacaccgcttacgcggttatagcccgAGTCGTTCTTCCTATTCGCTCagagattccaagtgtacccaggtccttctccacctggtccttgcAATTgagtggtggtcttcctctttctctgcttcacCCTCTCATAGCTGgcgtattttcatccattcggacgagaTTCACTGTACtctgtcaatgtcgtcgtatatctcctacagctcatcattccatcgactgcggttaacgctgttgccaatgcgcaaaggaccataaatctgccgcagaacctttctttcgaaaagtCGTAACGCCGactaatcagatgttgtcatcgtccatgcctccgcaccatatagcaggagggGAATGAAGAGGGACTTAAAGAGTTAGCGTCTTGGacttaacttttcaattacctactcagtctgaagtagcacgtgttggcaagagttattctgtgatggattttgaggctgacgttgttattggtattaatgctggtttcaagatagacgaaattatctatgacttcgaagttttacttttttcagagtaccgtaaaaactatatttattttttaccgaCACTAATGTACATCCTTATaactatatatgaatatactatattgtttgtgtatgtatttatgtctgTAGGTAGCTACTCAAATAATGTGCGTATCAAGTATCCCAGCGAATTCGATGTAATATTCAAACTGAGTATACCTTATTCATCATATATTAATGTGGAGGAGGATGAAGATCGTCCCGGTTTTGTCAACTTAGATTTTGAAGAGCTTATGGACGAGCTCTACAATTGTAACGGTTATAATGATGTATATAATCGCATGTTTGACCTTGTTGATCGGAATAACCAATACCTAAATCGTTCGAAGCTGCAAACCTGGCTTAAAGGTGTTATGGAAGATTGTTTGGATGAAAATGGATATCGTGTGCGCGGCAATTGGGGTGATATATATACATTGATATATACAAAACGTGGACTAGCACATACAATATATGCTAAATGTGCTAGACGCACAATTTCGATTGATTTTGTGCCGGGTATCTGCTTCGGCACTGCTGACTGGATTGACGTCAGATATGGTCAAAAATTCAGGTATAAATGTGAACAATGGTACGCCGTTCCGAAGCCAACACCTGGCCCATATGAGACGCGTTGTTATGCCTTTATGATATGTAATCCCAAAGTGGAGCACGATCTTTTATTGGGAAATCAGAATTTGAAAGTAGTCTTTCGTCTCTTAAAATCGTTACGTAATGCATACGGCATGCGTTGTTTAAAGAGTTACTTTATAACGACCACTTTTCTATGGGAAATCGAAATACAGAGTAGGAATTTCTGGAACAACCCATTACATATTATACTTGAACATGTAAGTACAAGAGTGTTTTTTATGATCTTATATTCGCTaagtaatcttatatttacataaaatttgtaaagtaTACAATGGACAAaaagtttaatgaaaatatgAGAACGGTCCGTTGGGTAGTTAAACTACGTAAGGTGGTCTTAGTGGAAGAGCACTTTTTTCTTGGTCAAATAAGACCGTTTTTTCTCCAAATCGTCGTCATATTGGCATAGTGGAAATCTGTTAACGTTATGTCCTTTTCCATTTAGTCGATGTAGATCACCGCAAATCGCTTGAGTTCCGTAGAGCGCAGGTTCAGTCGTTTGGAAAGTCTTCCACTGTTTTGGAGTAGGATCGGCGAGGCTAGTTCACTATTTCAAGTGTTCTTTGGTCTCTGATGAGTACCAGCCGATCCCTGTTTTCTCAACGGTCAGGGAAGAATACAGAAATACCTTCTGATTGCGCTTAAATACCATCAAACACTGCTCACGTTTGAGCATGTTGTCCATAATAAGCAAACTTGACTCCCAACGCGCCGAGAACTTCCGCTTGCCCAATACATATTTTGTACAGTATATGAGCCATTCGGTCTTTTGACATGCCTACTGTCGCACCTTGAATCGGCGGTTTTCTAATAACATGCCGTGGTTTTATCTCACATTGATTTCTCTGTATAAAACGCTATTTAAGTTTACGAAAATTCTAAAAACAAGGATCAAATCATATTTAACTTACTCATATTTATTGTTCTTAAATCTCTACGTCCATCTTGCTCACGCACGCGGTTAAAAGTCGGATCGAGCTGAAGGTATTTCAGGCAAACCTCacagtaaaagtaaaaaaagcaataaattccGAATGGTAGTACTACTTTTGCCACCACTGTATATACACGATTGTTTTGTCACACAGTTGCTTTGCAAATCAGTtattatatataccatataaatatacatatgtagatatataattaataagGTACGTTCGTATGCAGATGCTTGAAACTTTGGCCAGTGACTTTGAAGATGAATGGTTGCCATTCTTTTGGAACAAAGAACTTAATCTCTTGGATAACTTAAACCAAGATGATATAGAAAATTGTGCCTATAAACTACGAAAAGCCTATAATACGTTAAGACAATATAAATTCGAACCTAATCTTACCTACAAGCGCTGTCTAACTCATTTCGAGGTAATATTTTACACtacattaatttattataatcagatttaatgtacatatgtatgtatagccaCATCGTGTCCGCATctcttaatatatttatgtatgtttccatgttgtttttttctctttctGTAGGTTCCATAATTTATGGTTTTGCCAAGTTGGAGTCTATCTAAGATGACAAAGATATCCTTAATTCTGATACTAAATAacttagcatatacatacatacatatatgaatattcgTATGCATTtatctacataaatatgtttatatcaTATGTTTGAAAACTTGAATTattctttgaaataaaataaatattttataaaaaaaattgcataacatTTTATCTGCGTTCTTGGATGGGAGAAACTTTATAACAATTGATGTTACATAACCTTAAAatcataacatatacatacatatatactataaaaatggTAAGCTTATTTAATCTCTTTCCAAAAGCGCTATCATGTATTTAAACttcaataaagaaatttaaatagtCATAACCACACACGGACCTTAACTTACACCTTAATTTCAAAtcaaacagaaaaatataaaaacatacatatgtatgtatgtacatacatacccgCAGAATATATAAAGCAAACTGATAGGAAAAGGAACTGACACTTCAGTACTTCACTTGGGACTTAATAATTTCAATGGTATTAGCTGCGGGAGCCATTGTCGACACGTAATAAAGCTCTTATGTCTTCCTGCTACTGGTTTTCATTTCCCGTACCACGATACGACCAAACGCTTCAAAGTATAAACTGGCGGAAGgaaattgcacaaattttaaGAACTATTCAGCTTAGAGATGCGTATCTCAGACAATAGTTATCGAAAAAAACTATCGATTATTGTATACAGCTAAATACGGAAAAATTCATTAAAcgtttacatattattttataaataacgatttttaataaaacaccatttataaagaagaaaatataatttcgaaTATTATGTAGAAGACGAATTTTACAATTATCGTAGATGGGTTACGAAATTCAGGCTGCAATGGAAGAAGTAAATGCGCATTATGCATGGATGTAATCACAACCACATGGTCTTATACAACAGAAAAAACGGAGCtttataaaagaatttaaaatgcattttctctttacattaaacatattactaattaataaaattataaatttattattgcatattttgaataaataaacaaatttgggCACTTGGCAACATGGTTTCAAAGGTCGAACTATTTTACCGTTTCTGCAAAATGTCATTTGAAATTTATCTTTGAACGTGTTTCATTACACAATTCGTTGTAGATATTAATATTGAGTATTTTTCtaaacattataaataaaataaaattaatttataaacacaGTGTTGAACGCTTAACAATGACAACTGCCGATAAACATATTCAAAACTTAGCAAAAACTCTTCTAGTTGAAGAGGAGACAAGAAGCTATCTTGAAAAGGATTTCGAAATAATAAGAGCTTATGTCATAGACTTATTGTTAAAAGATCCAATAATCGGCAAAATGCTAATAAATACAAACTATCctggtaaatatttaaaagacttG from Bactrocera tryoni isolate S06 chromosome 3, CSIRO_BtryS06_freeze2, whole genome shotgun sequence harbors:
- the LOC120770868 gene encoding uncharacterized protein LOC120770868, whose translation is MAPCFYETCLQFIANKITIRDEDREVYLKDFDIIRDYILNGMCEVDNVFKTLYKGPSLFGSYSNNVRIKYPSEFDVIFKLSIPYSSYINVEEDEDRPGFVNLDFEELMDELYNCNGYNDVYNRMFDLVDRNNQYLNRSKLQTWLKGVMEDCLDENGYRVRGNWGDIYTLIYTKRGLAHTIYAKCARRTISIDFVPGICFGTADWIDVRYGQKFRYKCEQWYAVPKPTPGPYETRCYAFMICNPKVEHDLLLGNQNLKVVFRLLKSLRNAYGMRCLKSYFITTTFLWEIEIQSRNFWNNPLHIILEHMLETLASDFEDEWLPFFWNKELNLLDNLNQDDIENCAYKLRKAYNTLRQYKFEPNLTYKRCLTHFEVP